In Capsicum annuum cultivar UCD-10X-F1 chromosome 11, UCD10Xv1.1, whole genome shotgun sequence, one genomic interval encodes:
- the LOC107847692 gene encoding uncharacterized protein LOC107847692 produces MDMKVLKWQIVHGSLVKRLIVKGFLFVAVMIVVSFVQMAHMIKNSEPMVLNFGVCPLNFGDNDQYVSITGLFKPVFGLGFPMFGASLMRRDDENLTKNVFKEMMGRGFLGLNCNALCVGKKSSNAALVLQELGLLNVVGVDAHPYFSLIWRRFVYELDHENSSFDFVFSRDLDKVTVPALMVLEIERVLRPGGTGALLVGSSSFYAGNLIKGNLIRSATPVASFLKSSDVVHVCGVGAYTLVIFKKRSEIVDSLEHYVLPANCPSTANNKPYLKYLEPLVEKKVGQFETQISYLPKFMNISTRNKLVYINVGAGEFVETTLARMFKPHYPIPHHLFNVFVIDHNTSALSLYVKNPGINFVYHPGLAVAGEDPLAYVDTDEFLSAPLDHEGFDFIHWFSETVEDGDYVVLMMNARAAELNILAELFKTGSICHIDELFLRCSAADCISLIKTLRRSGVFAHQWWGD; encoded by the coding sequence atggaTATGAAGGTCTTGAAATGGCAAATAGTTCATGGATCATTAGTGAAACGTTTGATTGTTAAAGGGTTCTTGTTTGTAGCTGTTATGATTGTTGTGTCATTTGTTCAAATGGCACATATGATTAAGAACTCTGAGCCTATGGTGTTGAATTTTGGTGTATGCCCTTTGAACTTTGGGGATAATGATCAGTATGTGAGCATCACCGGGTTGTTTAAACCGGTATTTGGATTGGGGTTTCCGATGTTTGGGGCGTCGTTGATGAGGCGTGACGATGAAAATTTGACCAAGAATGTGTTTAAGGAGATGATGGGAAGGGGATTCTTGGGATTGAATTGTAATGCATTGTGTGTTGGGAAGAAATCGTCGAATGCAGCTTTGGTGCTGCAAGAATTGGGGCTGTTGAATGTTGTTGGTGTTGATGCACACCCGTATTTCTCTCTTATATGGAGAAGATTTGTGTATGAGCTTGATCATGAGAATAGTTCTTTTGACTTTGTGTTTTCGAGGGATTTGGATAAAGTTACTGTTCCAGCTCTTATGGTGCTTGAGATTGAGCGTGTCTTACGTCCAGGGGGCACCGGTGCGCTGCTTGTGGGTTCTAGTAGTTTCTACGCGGGAAACTTGATAAAAGGCAACTTGATAAGGTCTGCTACTCCAGTTGCGTCGTTCTTGAAGAGTTCAGATGTTGTTCACGTATGCGGAGTTGGCGCCTATACCCTAGTGATATTCAAGAAACGATCAGAGATTGTTGATTCTCTCGAGCATTATGTGCTGCCTGCTAATTGTCCTTCCACCGCGAACAACAAGCCATACTTGAAGTACCTTGAGCCACTCGTGGAAAAGAAGGTTGGACAGTTTGAGACGCAAATCTCGTACTTGCCCAAGTTCATGAACATCTCAACAAGGAACAAACTGGTGTATATCAACGTTGGTGCTGGGGAATTCGTAGAAACAACTCTTGCAAGAATGTTCAAGCCTCATTATCCGATCCCTCACCACTTGTTCAACGTTTTCGTCATTGATCACAACACCTCTGCCCTATCTTTGTATGTGAAGAATCCTGGTATTAACTTTGTATACCATCCAGGACTCGCTGTCGCCGGAGAGGATCCTTTGGCATATGTTGACACTGACGAATTTTTGAGCGCGCCGCTAGATCATGAAGGATTCGACTTTATTCACTGGTTTAGTGAAACAGTTGAAGATGGAGATTACGTCGTCCTCATGATGAATGCTAGAGCAGCAGAGCTAAACATTCTAGCGGAACTATTCAAAACTGGATCGATATGCCATATCGATGAACTGTTCCTTCGTTGCTCGGCTGCCGACTGCATCAGCCTTATCAAAACTCTGAGGAGAAGTGGTGTCTTTGCTCATCAATGGTGGGGAGACTAA
- the LOC107847881 gene encoding F-box/kelch-repeat protein At5g60570: MDSESKKSKKEFVCYNKVNHEEDEKGSRMGLEEGDDDGCCKFRSSDSLLPGLHDDVALACLAWASRSDYASLSCLNARFNSLVKSGYLYDLRRRLGVVEHWVYMVCDPRGWEGFDPFRNKWLRLPKIPCDDCFNYADKESLAVGSELLVFGRELFDFAIWKYSLIQNNWEKCEGMNHPRCLFGSGSLGSISILAGGSDKNGNVLKSAELYDSLTGRWEILPNMHSPRRLCSGFFMDGKFYVIGGMTSPTDSLTCGEEFDLQTRKWRKIEGMYPNVNRAAQAPPLVAVVNNQLYAVEYLTNMVKKYDKEKNSWEVLGRLPVRADSSNGWGLAFKACGEELLVIGGNRGPEGEAIILNSWAPKSGCKDGILDWKVIGVKEHSGVFVYNCAVMGC; the protein is encoded by the coding sequence ATGGATTCCGAAAGTAAGAAGTCGAAGAAAGAGTTTGTTTGTTACAATAAGGTTAACCATGAGGAAGATGAGAAGGGGAGTAGAATGGGGTTAGAAGAAGGAGATGATGATGGTTGTTGCAAATTTAGATCAAGTGATTCACTTCTTCCGGGGCTACATGATGATGTTGCTTTAGCATGTCTTGCTTGGGCTTCTAGATCAGATTATGCTTCGTTGTCGTGCTTGAATGCTAGGTTTAATTCACTAGTCAAGAGTGGTTATTTATATGATTTGCGGAGGCGGTTAGGTGTTGTTGAACATTGGGTTTATATGGTTTGTGATCCTCGAGGTTGGGAAGGGTTTGATCCTTTCAGAAATAAATGGTTGAGGTTGCCGAAAATTCCTTGTGATGATTGTTTTAATTATGCAGATAAGGAGTCGTTAGCTGTTGGTAGTGAACTACTGGTTTTTGGCCGTGAGTTGTTTGATTTTGCTATATGGAAATACAGTTTGATTCAAAACAATTGGGAAAAATGTGAAGGGATGAATCATCCTCGTTGTCTATTTGGATCCGGTAGTCTTGGTTCGATTTCTATTCTCGCAGGGGGTAGTGATAAGAATGGAAATGTACTAAAATCTGCTGAGCTTTATGATTCTTTGACCGGTAGATGGGAAATACTGCCAAACATGCACTCTCCCCGTAGATTGTGCTCTGGCTTTTTCATGGACGGAAAATTTTATGTGATCGGTGGGATGACTAGCCCTACCGATTCATTGACTTGTGGGGAAGAGTTTGATCTACAAACGAGGAAGTGGAGGAAAATTGAGGGCATGTATCCAAATGTCAATAGAGCTGCTCAGGCACCTCCTCTTGTTGCAGTTGTTAATAACCAACTATATGCAGTTGAATATCTAACCAACATGGTGAAGAAGTATGACAAGGAAAAAAACTCGTGGGAGGTATTGGGAAGACTTCCTGTGAGGGCTGATTCTTCGAATGGTTGGGGTCTTGCTTTCAAAGCTTGTGGTGAAGAACTTCTTGTGATAGGCGGgaacaggggtccagaaggtgaAGCTATTATATTGAATTCTTGGGCACCAAAATCAGGGTGTAAAGACGGCATCTTGGATTGGAAGGTCATCGGCGTGAAGGAGCATTCTGGGGTCTTTGTATACAATTGTGCCGTGATGGGTTGTTGA
- the LOC107847801 gene encoding serine/threonine-protein kinase GRIK1 isoform X1, with amino-acid sequence MCVTMRTVDEVTEMGCCGCFGFSFARKTEKVGRPNKGCRSSWSHEPLLRQEEEEVEDDGFDSGDIIDTGTEDDEVCHSPVKRSEEILMDRARNGLICREIPVKETHKLVRTEDEDGNKMVNEYVREYKIGSGSYGKVVLYRSHIDGKHYAIKAFHKSHLLKLRVAPSETAMGDVLREVSIMKMLCHPNIVNLIEVIDDPETDHFYMVLEYVEGKWVCEDSGPPCVLEENKARKYLRDIVSGLMYLHSHNIIHGDIKPDNLLVTASGRVKIGDFSVSQAFEDDDDKLRRSPGTPVFTAPECCVGDRYHGKAADTWAVGVTLYCMILGKYPFLGDTLQDTYDKIVNNPITLPDDMNPLLKNLIEGLLCKDPTRRLTLESVSQHIWIIGDEGPIPQYSCWCQRQKLQKDVQEGSAEDTPT; translated from the exons ATGTGTGTGACGATGCGTACTGTTGATGAAGTTACAGAAATGGGCTGCTGTGGATGTTTCGGATTCTCTTTTGCAAGAAAAACGGAAAAGGTAGGTAGGCCAAATAAGGGATGTAGGAGCAGCTGGTCACATGAGCCATTATTACGACAAGAGGAAGAAGAGGTGGAAGATGATGGCTTTGATAGTGGCGATATAATTGATACTGGTACTGAGGATGATGAAGTGTGTCATAGCCCCGTTAAACGTTCTGAAGAGATTCTCATGGATAGAGCTCGGAATGGGTTAATTTGCAGGGAGATTCCCGTCAAGGAAACACACAAACTCGTGCGCACAGAG GATGAAGATGGAAACAAGATGGTTAACGAATATGTCCGTGAATACAAAATTGGTTCTGGTAGCTACGGGAAAGTG GTGCTTTATAGAAGTCACATTGATGGAAAACATTATGCCATTAAG GCCTTTCACAAGTCTCATTTGTTAAAGTTGCGGGTGGCACCTTCAGAAACTGCTATGGGTGATGTTCTTCGTGAG GTTTCGATCATGAAAATGCTGTGCCATCCCAATATAGTTAATCTTATTGAGGTGATCGATGACCCAGAAACGGATCACTTCTACATGG TTCTCGAGTATGTGGAAGGAAAATGGGTTTGTGAGGATTCTGGTCCCCCGTGTGTTCTCGAAGAAAATAAAGCACGGAAGTACTTGCGTGATATAGTGTCTGGCTTAATGTATCTCCATTCACAT AATATTATACACGGAGATATCAAGCCGGACAATCTTTTAGTGACTGCCTCTGGCAGGGTGAAGATTGGCGATTTCAGTGTCAGCCAAGCTTTCGAG GATGATGATGATAAGCTTCGTCGATCTCCTGGCACTCCTGTTTTTACTGCTCCTGAATGCTGCGTAG GAGACCGATATCATGGAAAAGCTGCTGACACATGGGCGGTTGGTGTTACCCTTTATTGCATGATCTTGGGAAAATACCCATTTCTCGGAGACACTCTACAGGATACTTATGACAAG ATAGTTAATAACCCCATCACTCTCCCCGATGATATGAATCCGCTACTGAAGAATCTAATAGAGGGGCTCCTCTGTAAAG ATCCAACACGAAGGTTGACCCTCGAAAGTGTTTCTCAACACATATGGATCATAGGAGATGAAGGTCCCATCCCTCAGTACTCGTGTTGGTGCCAGCGCCAAAAGTTGCAGAAAGACGTACAAGAAGGGAGCGCTGAGGATACTCCGACTTGA
- the LOC107847801 gene encoding serine/threonine-protein kinase GRIK1 isoform X2, whose product MGCCGCFGFSFARKTEKVGRPNKGCRSSWSHEPLLRQEEEEVEDDGFDSGDIIDTGTEDDEVCHSPVKRSEEILMDRARNGLICREIPVKETHKLVRTEDEDGNKMVNEYVREYKIGSGSYGKVVLYRSHIDGKHYAIKAFHKSHLLKLRVAPSETAMGDVLREVSIMKMLCHPNIVNLIEVIDDPETDHFYMVLEYVEGKWVCEDSGPPCVLEENKARKYLRDIVSGLMYLHSHNIIHGDIKPDNLLVTASGRVKIGDFSVSQAFEDDDDKLRRSPGTPVFTAPECCVGDRYHGKAADTWAVGVTLYCMILGKYPFLGDTLQDTYDKIVNNPITLPDDMNPLLKNLIEGLLCKDPTRRLTLESVSQHIWIIGDEGPIPQYSCWCQRQKLQKDVQEGSAEDTPT is encoded by the exons ATGGGCTGCTGTGGATGTTTCGGATTCTCTTTTGCAAGAAAAACGGAAAAGGTAGGTAGGCCAAATAAGGGATGTAGGAGCAGCTGGTCACATGAGCCATTATTACGACAAGAGGAAGAAGAGGTGGAAGATGATGGCTTTGATAGTGGCGATATAATTGATACTGGTACTGAGGATGATGAAGTGTGTCATAGCCCCGTTAAACGTTCTGAAGAGATTCTCATGGATAGAGCTCGGAATGGGTTAATTTGCAGGGAGATTCCCGTCAAGGAAACACACAAACTCGTGCGCACAGAG GATGAAGATGGAAACAAGATGGTTAACGAATATGTCCGTGAATACAAAATTGGTTCTGGTAGCTACGGGAAAGTG GTGCTTTATAGAAGTCACATTGATGGAAAACATTATGCCATTAAG GCCTTTCACAAGTCTCATTTGTTAAAGTTGCGGGTGGCACCTTCAGAAACTGCTATGGGTGATGTTCTTCGTGAG GTTTCGATCATGAAAATGCTGTGCCATCCCAATATAGTTAATCTTATTGAGGTGATCGATGACCCAGAAACGGATCACTTCTACATGG TTCTCGAGTATGTGGAAGGAAAATGGGTTTGTGAGGATTCTGGTCCCCCGTGTGTTCTCGAAGAAAATAAAGCACGGAAGTACTTGCGTGATATAGTGTCTGGCTTAATGTATCTCCATTCACAT AATATTATACACGGAGATATCAAGCCGGACAATCTTTTAGTGACTGCCTCTGGCAGGGTGAAGATTGGCGATTTCAGTGTCAGCCAAGCTTTCGAG GATGATGATGATAAGCTTCGTCGATCTCCTGGCACTCCTGTTTTTACTGCTCCTGAATGCTGCGTAG GAGACCGATATCATGGAAAAGCTGCTGACACATGGGCGGTTGGTGTTACCCTTTATTGCATGATCTTGGGAAAATACCCATTTCTCGGAGACACTCTACAGGATACTTATGACAAG ATAGTTAATAACCCCATCACTCTCCCCGATGATATGAATCCGCTACTGAAGAATCTAATAGAGGGGCTCCTCTGTAAAG ATCCAACACGAAGGTTGACCCTCGAAAGTGTTTCTCAACACATATGGATCATAGGAGATGAAGGTCCCATCCCTCAGTACTCGTGTTGGTGCCAGCGCCAAAAGTTGCAGAAAGACGTACAAGAAGGGAGCGCTGAGGATACTCCGACTTGA
- the LOC107848336 gene encoding probable pyridoxal 5'-phosphate synthase subunit PDX2 isoform X2, translating into MVVGVLALQGSFNEHIAALKRLGVKGVEVRKPEQLLNVSSLIIPGGESTTMAKLAELHNLFPALREFVQMGKPVWGTCAGLIFLANKATGQKTGGQELVGGLDCTVHRNFFGSQIQSFETELPIPQVVAKEGGPPCFRAVFIRAPAILDVGPDVEVLADIPVSAIAIQKEEDSTESGKKVIVAVKQGNLLATAFHPELTADTRWHSYFLKMVPEIEVGASAIVSTSTTTQSFGGRPIIDFPIYQ; encoded by the exons ATGGTTGTTGGTGTTCTTGCTTTACAGGGTTCTTTCAATGAACATATAGCAG CTTTGAAAAGATTGGGAGTGAAAGGCGTGGAGGTGAGAAAACCAGAACAGTTGTTGAACGTTAGCTCCCTAATCATCCCTGGTGGGGAGAGCACCACCATGGCCAAGTTGGCTGAGCTTCACAATTTG TTCCCCGCTTTGCGTGAGTTTGTTCAAATGGGGAAGCCGGTATGGGGAACATGTGCAGGGCTCATTTTTTTGGCAAATAAGGCGACTG GGCAGAAAACTGGAGGACAAGAACTAGTTGGGGGCCTTGATTGTACTGTCCATCGAAACTTTTTCGGGAGCCAG ATTCAAAGCTTTGAGACAGAACTTCCTATTCCTCAAGTTGTAGCTAAAGAAGGTGGTCCTCCATGTTTTCGTGCTGTTTTCATCCGTGCTCCGGCAATCCTTGATGTAGGACCAGACGTTGAAGTGCTGGCAGACATTCCCGTCTCAGCCATTGCTATTCAGAAGGAAGAG GATTCTACCGAGTCTGGAAAGAAAGTAATTGTTGCTGTAAAGCAAGGGAACTTACTAGCTACTGCTTTTCATCCCGAACTAACTGCAGATACTCGATG GCACAGTTATTTCTTGAAGATGGTGCCTGAAATCGAGGTCGGAGCTTCTGCTATCGTCTCCACATCCACCACAACTCAAAGCTTCGGAGGGCGACCGATTATTGATTTTCCCATATACCAATAG
- the LOC107848336 gene encoding probable pyridoxal 5'-phosphate synthase subunit PDX2 isoform X3 — MCSSGGKNSLWKSLKRLGVKGVEVRKPEQLLNVSSLIIPGGESTTMAKLAELHNLFPALREFVQMGKPVWGTCAGLIFLANKATGQKTGGQELVGGLDCTVHRNFFGSQIQSFETELPIPQVVAKEGGPPCFRAVFIRAPAILDVGPDVEVLADIPVSAIAIQKEEDSTESGKKVIVAVKQGNLLATAFHPELTADTRWHSYFLKMVPEIEVGASAIVSTSTTTQSFGGRPIIDFPIYQ, encoded by the exons ATGTGTTCGAGCGGTGGAAAAAACTCCTTGTGGAAAT CTTTGAAAAGATTGGGAGTGAAAGGCGTGGAGGTGAGAAAACCAGAACAGTTGTTGAACGTTAGCTCCCTAATCATCCCTGGTGGGGAGAGCACCACCATGGCCAAGTTGGCTGAGCTTCACAATTTG TTCCCCGCTTTGCGTGAGTTTGTTCAAATGGGGAAGCCGGTATGGGGAACATGTGCAGGGCTCATTTTTTTGGCAAATAAGGCGACTG GGCAGAAAACTGGAGGACAAGAACTAGTTGGGGGCCTTGATTGTACTGTCCATCGAAACTTTTTCGGGAGCCAG ATTCAAAGCTTTGAGACAGAACTTCCTATTCCTCAAGTTGTAGCTAAAGAAGGTGGTCCTCCATGTTTTCGTGCTGTTTTCATCCGTGCTCCGGCAATCCTTGATGTAGGACCAGACGTTGAAGTGCTGGCAGACATTCCCGTCTCAGCCATTGCTATTCAGAAGGAAGAG GATTCTACCGAGTCTGGAAAGAAAGTAATTGTTGCTGTAAAGCAAGGGAACTTACTAGCTACTGCTTTTCATCCCGAACTAACTGCAGATACTCGATG GCACAGTTATTTCTTGAAGATGGTGCCTGAAATCGAGGTCGGAGCTTCTGCTATCGTCTCCACATCCACCACAACTCAAAGCTTCGGAGGGCGACCGATTATTGATTTTCCCATATACCAATAG
- the LOC107848336 gene encoding probable pyridoxal 5'-phosphate synthase subunit PDX2 isoform X1 — protein sequence MQDWFLIIPLLLFLHCFLFSATGKKMVVGVLALQGSLNEHIAALKRLGVKGVEVRKPEQLLNVSSLIIPGGESTTMAKLAELHNLFPALREFVQMGKPVWGTCAGLIFLANKATGQKTGGQELVGGLDCTVHRNFFGSQIQSFETELPIPQVVAKEGGPPCFRAVFIRAPAILDVGPDVEVLADIPVSAIAIQKEEDSTESGKKVIVAVKQGNLLATAFHPELTADTRWHSYFLKMVPEIEVGASAIVSTSTTTQSFGGRPIIDFPIYQ from the exons ATGCAAGATTGGTTTTTAATAATACCTCTTTTGTTGTTTTTGCATTGTTTCTTGTTTTCTGCAACTGGAAAAAAAATGGTTGTGGGTGTTCTTGCTTTACAAGGATCTTTAAACGAACACATAGCAG CTTTGAAAAGATTGGGAGTGAAAGGCGTGGAGGTGAGAAAACCAGAACAGTTGTTGAACGTTAGCTCCCTAATCATCCCTGGTGGGGAGAGCACCACCATGGCCAAGTTGGCTGAGCTTCACAATTTG TTCCCCGCTTTGCGTGAGTTTGTTCAAATGGGGAAGCCGGTATGGGGAACATGTGCAGGGCTCATTTTTTTGGCAAATAAGGCGACTG GGCAGAAAACTGGAGGACAAGAACTAGTTGGGGGCCTTGATTGTACTGTCCATCGAAACTTTTTCGGGAGCCAG ATTCAAAGCTTTGAGACAGAACTTCCTATTCCTCAAGTTGTAGCTAAAGAAGGTGGTCCTCCATGTTTTCGTGCTGTTTTCATCCGTGCTCCGGCAATCCTTGATGTAGGACCAGACGTTGAAGTGCTGGCAGACATTCCCGTCTCAGCCATTGCTATTCAGAAGGAAGAG GATTCTACCGAGTCTGGAAAGAAAGTAATTGTTGCTGTAAAGCAAGGGAACTTACTAGCTACTGCTTTTCATCCCGAACTAACTGCAGATACTCGATG GCACAGTTATTTCTTGAAGATGGTGCCTGAAATCGAGGTCGGAGCTTCTGCTATCGTCTCCACATCCACCACAACTCAAAGCTTCGGAGGGCGACCGATTATTGATTTTCCCATATACCAATAG